A region of Burkholderia lata DNA encodes the following proteins:
- a CDS encoding electron transfer flavoprotein-ubiquinone oxidoreductase, translating to MEYDVVIVGGGPAGLSAAIRLKQLAAEKGTEIGVCVLEKGSEIGAHILSGAVMDPRAINELFPDWKERGAPLDVEVTEDRFLFLSEKGAVTTPNWALPANFQNHGNYVISLGNVTRWLGAQAEALGVEIFPGFPAAEILYNDDGSVKGVATGNMGVGKDGEPTENFQLGMELHAKYTLFAEGCRGHLGRQLISKFKLDANADPQAYGIGIKELWEIDPAKHKPGLVIHTAGWPLKSDTYGGSFLYHMDNNQVVVGFVVGLGYTNPYLSPFEEFQRYKTHPSIRAFLEGGKRVSYGARAITAGGLLSLPKTVFPGGALIGDDAGFLNASRIKGSHAAIKTGMLAADAAFDAVQAGRQSDELNVYPDAFKQSWLYTELYRARNFKQWMAKGLYLGTLMVGLEQKVMGGNVPWTLHHKHADHEMLKPASQCEPIEYPKPDGKLTFDRLSSVFISNTNHEENQPAHLTLKDANVPVNVNLRTYAGPEGRFCPAAVYEFVKNDDGSDRLVINAQNCVHCKTCDIKDPTQNIVWVTPEGGGGPNYPNM from the coding sequence ATGGAATACGACGTCGTGATCGTCGGCGGCGGCCCCGCCGGGCTGTCGGCGGCGATCCGGCTCAAGCAGCTGGCCGCCGAGAAAGGCACCGAGATCGGCGTGTGCGTGCTCGAGAAGGGTTCCGAGATCGGCGCGCACATCCTGTCGGGCGCGGTGATGGACCCGCGCGCGATCAACGAACTGTTCCCCGACTGGAAGGAACGCGGCGCGCCGCTCGACGTCGAGGTGACGGAAGACCGCTTCCTGTTCCTGTCCGAGAAGGGCGCGGTCACCACGCCGAACTGGGCGCTGCCCGCCAACTTCCAGAACCACGGCAACTACGTGATTTCGCTGGGCAACGTCACGCGCTGGCTTGGCGCGCAGGCCGAAGCGCTGGGCGTCGAGATCTTCCCCGGCTTCCCCGCCGCCGAGATCCTGTACAACGACGACGGCTCGGTCAAAGGCGTCGCAACCGGCAACATGGGCGTGGGCAAGGACGGCGAGCCGACAGAGAACTTCCAGCTCGGCATGGAGCTGCACGCGAAGTACACGCTGTTCGCCGAAGGCTGCCGCGGCCACCTCGGCCGCCAGCTGATCTCGAAGTTCAAGCTCGACGCGAACGCGGATCCGCAGGCGTACGGGATCGGCATCAAGGAGCTGTGGGAGATCGATCCGGCCAAGCACAAGCCGGGCCTCGTGATCCACACGGCCGGCTGGCCGCTGAAGTCGGATACGTACGGCGGCTCGTTCCTGTATCACATGGACAACAACCAGGTCGTGGTCGGCTTCGTGGTGGGCCTCGGCTACACGAACCCGTACCTGTCGCCGTTCGAGGAATTCCAGCGCTACAAGACGCACCCGTCGATCCGCGCGTTCCTGGAAGGCGGCAAGCGCGTGTCGTACGGCGCGCGCGCAATCACCGCGGGCGGGCTGCTGTCGCTGCCGAAGACGGTGTTCCCGGGCGGCGCGCTGATCGGCGACGACGCGGGCTTCCTGAACGCATCGCGGATCAAGGGCAGCCACGCGGCGATCAAGACCGGCATGCTGGCCGCCGACGCCGCGTTCGACGCGGTGCAGGCCGGCCGCCAGAGCGACGAGCTCAACGTGTACCCGGACGCCTTCAAGCAGTCGTGGCTGTACACGGAGCTGTACCGCGCGCGCAACTTCAAGCAGTGGATGGCCAAGGGGCTGTACCTCGGCACGCTGATGGTCGGGCTCGAACAGAAGGTGATGGGCGGCAACGTGCCGTGGACGCTGCATCACAAGCACGCGGACCACGAGATGCTGAAGCCGGCATCGCAATGCGAGCCGATCGAGTATCCGAAGCCGGACGGCAAGCTGACGTTCGACCGTCTGTCGTCGGTGTTCATCTCGAACACGAACCACGAGGAGAACCAGCCGGCGCACCTGACACTGAAGGATGCGAACGTGCCGGTGAACGTGAACCTGCGCACGTACGCGGGGCCGGAGGGGCGCTTCTGCCCGGCGGCCGTGTATGAATTCGTGAAGAACGACGACGGCAGCGATCGCCTGGTGATCAACGCGCAGAACTGCGTGCACTGCAAGACCTGCGACATCAAGGACCCGACGCAGAACATCGTGTGGGTCACGCCGGAAGGTGGCGGCGGCCCGAATTACCCGAACATGTAA
- the bktB gene encoding beta-ketothiolase BktB, protein MSNAAKEVVVVSGVRTAIGDFGGSLKDFSPTDLGAKVVAEVLSRANVPGDAVGHVVFGHVVNTEPKDMYLARVAAINGGVAQHTPALTVNRLCGSGLQAIVSAAQTIMLGDADIAIGGGSESMSRAPYTVPAARFGQRMGDGKLVDMMLGALHDPFQTIHMGVTAENVAAKYGISRDAQDALALESHRRAARAIAEGRFKDQILPISIRTKKGEVAFDSDEHVRHDASADDFTKLRPVFKKEEGTVTAGNASGINDAAAAVLMMSADAARAQGVKPLARLVAYAHAGVDPAYMGIGPVPATQKALERAGLKISDLDVIEANEAFAAQACAVTQELGLDPAKVNPNGSGISLGHPIGATGALITVKALYELKRIGGRYALVTMCIGGGQGIAAIFENI, encoded by the coding sequence ATGAGCAATGCAGCGAAAGAAGTCGTGGTAGTGAGCGGTGTCCGTACCGCGATCGGTGATTTCGGCGGCAGCCTGAAGGATTTCTCGCCGACCGACCTCGGTGCGAAGGTGGTCGCCGAAGTGCTGTCGCGCGCGAACGTGCCGGGCGACGCAGTCGGGCATGTCGTGTTCGGCCACGTCGTGAACACCGAGCCGAAGGACATGTACCTCGCGCGTGTCGCGGCGATCAATGGCGGCGTGGCGCAGCACACGCCCGCGCTGACCGTGAACCGCCTGTGCGGTTCGGGCCTGCAGGCGATCGTGTCGGCCGCGCAGACGATCATGCTCGGCGACGCCGACATCGCGATCGGCGGCGGCTCGGAAAGCATGAGCCGCGCACCGTACACCGTGCCGGCCGCGCGCTTCGGCCAGCGCATGGGTGACGGCAAGCTCGTCGACATGATGCTCGGCGCGCTGCACGACCCGTTCCAGACGATCCACATGGGCGTGACGGCAGAAAACGTCGCGGCGAAGTACGGCATCTCGCGCGACGCGCAGGATGCGCTGGCGCTCGAATCGCATCGTCGCGCGGCGCGCGCGATCGCGGAAGGGCGCTTCAAGGACCAGATCCTGCCGATCTCGATCCGCACGAAGAAGGGCGAGGTTGCGTTCGACAGCGACGAGCACGTGCGTCACGACGCAAGCGCGGACGATTTCACGAAGCTGCGTCCGGTGTTCAAGAAGGAAGAAGGCACCGTGACGGCCGGCAACGCGTCGGGCATCAACGATGCGGCCGCGGCCGTGCTGATGATGAGCGCGGACGCTGCGCGCGCGCAGGGCGTGAAGCCGCTCGCCCGCCTCGTCGCGTATGCGCACGCGGGTGTCGATCCGGCGTACATGGGCATCGGCCCGGTGCCGGCCACGCAGAAGGCGCTCGAACGCGCGGGCCTGAAGATCAGCGATCTCGACGTGATCGAGGCGAACGAGGCGTTCGCGGCCCAGGCGTGCGCGGTCACGCAGGAGCTCGGCCTCGATCCGGCGAAGGTCAACCCGAACGGCTCGGGCATCTCGCTCGGTCACCCGATCGGTGCGACCGGCGCGCTGATCACGGTCAAGGCGTTGTACGAACTGAAGCGCATCGGCGGGCGTTACGCGCTCGTGACGATGTGTATCGGCGGCGGCCAGGGGATTGCTGCGATCTTCGAGAACATCTGA
- a CDS encoding 3-hydroxybutyryl-CoA dehydrogenase — MAIEIVGVVGAGTMGNGIAQTAAVAGLNVVMIDVSDAALEKGIATLKGSLDRLVSKDKLDAATRDAALARITTSTDYAKLAAADIVIEAATENVELKGRILKQIEAVARAEAIIATNTSSISITALAAPLADPARFVGMHFFNPVPLMPLVEIIRGLQTSDATASAVRELTERFDKSPIGVRNSPGFVVNRILVPMINEAFFVLAEGIASAEEIDAGMKLGANHPIGPLALADLVGLDVCLAVMDVFVKDFGDPKYRACPLLREMVTAGRLGRKTGRGVYDYSK, encoded by the coding sequence ATGGCCATCGAAATTGTCGGCGTCGTGGGCGCCGGAACCATGGGCAACGGCATTGCGCAGACCGCCGCCGTTGCGGGACTCAACGTCGTGATGATCGACGTCAGCGACGCCGCGCTCGAGAAGGGCATCGCGACGCTGAAGGGCAGCCTCGACCGCCTCGTGTCGAAGGACAAGCTTGACGCAGCCACGCGCGATGCGGCGCTGGCGCGCATCACGACGTCGACCGACTACGCGAAGCTTGCAGCGGCCGATATCGTGATCGAAGCCGCGACCGAGAACGTCGAGCTGAAGGGCCGCATCCTGAAGCAGATCGAGGCCGTCGCGCGCGCCGAAGCGATCATCGCGACCAACACGTCGTCGATCTCGATCACCGCGCTCGCGGCGCCGCTCGCCGATCCGGCGCGCTTCGTCGGCATGCACTTCTTCAACCCGGTGCCGTTGATGCCGCTCGTCGAGATCATCCGCGGGCTGCAGACGAGCGACGCGACCGCGTCGGCGGTGCGTGAGCTGACCGAGCGTTTCGACAAGTCGCCGATCGGCGTGCGCAATTCGCCGGGCTTCGTCGTGAACCGGATTCTCGTGCCGATGATCAACGAGGCGTTCTTCGTGCTGGCTGAAGGCATCGCGTCGGCCGAGGAGATCGACGCGGGGATGAAGCTCGGCGCGAACCACCCGATCGGGCCGCTCGCGCTGGCCGACCTCGTGGGCCTCGACGTGTGCCTCGCGGTGATGGACGTGTTCGTGAAGGACTTCGGCGATCCGAAGTATCGTGCATGCCCGCTGCTGCGCGAGATGGTGACGGCCGGGCGCCTCGGGCGGAAGACGGGGCGTGGGGTGTACGACTACAGCAAGTAA
- a CDS encoding collagenase: MNEGLQKTRRWSAIVAWSVFAGLAATASANTEPAQPTQPRQARMPRVPQNLPVSPEQAQYNLPLSEQDRAALTRPSPLKQPATRSKRSTSGADCRDMSVMTQYRGAALADYIANLPDYECHYGLFSVDKVQATQIFNAENVHAAASRFVQEIHQYDASNLILVNLLIYLRAAYYQYDVSGIANPIPNLAVSLRPYIKQSLEGDALYRDNARAPSTANELMKLITNMRDEAFYLPTLKNRIASYTVSAANPQAAASLLQRSAAGGFTGLLTVFFYAHQRSGAQPMLDGDATLPETLNRFVTANRASLSNTSAAYQLADAARETFRFLRYPTQKPRVKKMIQDMLASTSMTGADSDLWLAAAEAVDYGDPGNCADYGTCDYKKRLTDAVLSNRYACNAGVRILAQDMTMPQLQSVCTAVARQDDYFHRMMKTGRKPVAGDRNDTIELVIFDDYANYRKYASVIYGISTDNGGMYLEGDPSAPGNQARFIAHEASWLRPEFKVWNLEHEFTHYLDGRYDMAGDFSVSTAKPTVWWIEGVAEYLSRKNDNQESIDAVRTGAYRFSDVLGTRYASSDYVARAYRWGYMATRFMFERHRADVDTIVSRFRAGDYDGYANHVAFIGNRYDTEFADWARNATTAGEPPVPAKR, translated from the coding sequence ATAAACGAGGGGCTTCAAAAAACCCGCCGCTGGTCGGCCATCGTCGCGTGGTCGGTATTCGCCGGACTGGCCGCCACCGCATCAGCCAATACCGAGCCGGCGCAGCCGACGCAACCCCGGCAGGCGCGCATGCCTCGCGTGCCGCAGAATCTGCCGGTGTCGCCCGAGCAGGCGCAGTACAACCTGCCGCTCAGCGAGCAGGATCGCGCGGCGCTGACCAGGCCGTCCCCGCTCAAGCAGCCGGCCACGCGCAGCAAGCGCAGCACGTCGGGCGCCGATTGCCGCGACATGTCGGTGATGACCCAGTATCGCGGCGCGGCGCTCGCCGATTACATCGCGAATCTTCCCGATTACGAATGCCATTACGGCCTGTTCTCGGTCGATAAAGTGCAGGCCACCCAGATCTTCAATGCCGAAAACGTGCACGCTGCTGCGAGTCGTTTCGTGCAGGAAATCCATCAATACGATGCGAGCAATTTGATCCTGGTCAATTTGCTGATTTATCTGCGTGCCGCTTATTACCAATATGATGTATCGGGCATCGCGAACCCGATCCCGAATCTCGCGGTGTCGCTGCGCCCGTATATCAAGCAAAGCCTGGAGGGCGATGCGCTCTATCGCGACAATGCGCGCGCGCCGAGCACCGCGAACGAGCTGATGAAGCTCATCACGAACATGCGGGACGAAGCGTTCTACCTGCCGACGCTGAAGAACCGCATCGCGTCCTACACCGTGAGCGCGGCGAATCCGCAGGCGGCGGCGTCGCTGCTGCAGCGCAGTGCGGCGGGCGGCTTCACCGGCTTGCTCACGGTGTTCTTCTACGCGCACCAGCGCAGCGGCGCGCAGCCGATGCTCGACGGCGATGCGACGCTCCCGGAGACGCTCAACCGCTTCGTCACCGCGAACCGCGCGAGCCTGTCGAACACCAGCGCCGCCTATCAGCTGGCCGACGCGGCGCGCGAAACGTTTCGCTTTCTCCGCTATCCGACGCAGAAGCCGCGCGTGAAGAAAATGATCCAGGACATGCTCGCGTCGACGAGCATGACGGGCGCGGACAGCGATCTCTGGCTCGCGGCGGCGGAAGCGGTCGACTACGGCGATCCGGGCAACTGTGCGGACTACGGCACCTGCGACTACAAGAAGCGGCTGACCGACGCGGTGCTCTCGAATCGCTACGCATGCAATGCGGGCGTGCGCATTCTCGCGCAGGACATGACGATGCCGCAGCTGCAGTCGGTCTGCACGGCGGTCGCGCGGCAGGACGACTATTTCCACCGGATGATGAAGACCGGGCGCAAGCCGGTCGCGGGCGATCGCAACGACACGATCGAACTCGTCATTTTCGATGACTACGCGAACTACCGAAAATACGCGTCGGTGATCTACGGCATCAGCACCGACAACGGCGGCATGTATCTCGAGGGCGATCCGTCCGCGCCCGGCAACCAGGCGCGCTTCATCGCGCACGAGGCGTCGTGGCTGCGGCCCGAGTTCAAGGTGTGGAACCTCGAGCACGAGTTCACGCACTATCTCGACGGCCGCTACGACATGGCCGGCGACTTCTCGGTGAGCACCGCGAAGCCGACCGTGTGGTGGATCGAAGGCGTCGCCGAATACCTGTCGAGAAAGAACGACAACCAGGAGTCGATCGACGCGGTGCGCACCGGCGCATACCGGTTCTCGGACGTGCTCGGCACGCGTTACGCGTCGAGTGACTACGTCGCGCGCGCGTACCGGTGGGGCTACATGGCGACGCGTTTCATGTTCGAGCGCCATCGCGCGGACGTCGACACGATCGTGTCGCGCTTCCGGGCGGGCGATTACGACGGCTACGCAAACCATGTCGCGTTCATCGGCAATCGCTACGACACCGAGTTCGCCGACTGGGCGCGCAACGCGACGACGGCGGGCGAGCCGCCGGTGCCGGCGAAGCGCTGA
- a CDS encoding LysR family transcriptional regulator — translation MSTHITLRQIEYFVSVADTGQISQSANLCSVSQSSMTIALKNLEDMVGVTLLQRHSRGVRLTPAGERFLRHVQHATLSIDRAVVAAQEEPEQISGHVRIGVTETISAYLMPSLMSVISQRFGNLSVSIVESEREAIEDMLVDDRLDIALLLVSNTAEIRDLKYETMLRSPRRLWTHPDHPLQEAHRVTLEDVARENYLLLDMDEHLRTVGKYWGSYGITPNVWMQSKSIEAVRSLVALGQGVTILSDLVYRPWSLEGNRISRRNLSVTVPTMDVGAVWRRGGATSTPCRALLELFRSWKKSAR, via the coding sequence GTGAGCACGCACATCACGCTTCGCCAGATCGAGTATTTCGTCTCCGTTGCCGACACCGGCCAGATTTCGCAGTCGGCCAACCTGTGCTCGGTCTCCCAGTCGTCGATGACCATCGCGCTGAAGAATCTCGAGGACATGGTGGGCGTCACGCTGCTTCAGCGTCATTCGAGAGGAGTGCGACTGACACCAGCAGGCGAGCGATTCCTGCGTCACGTGCAACACGCGACCCTGTCGATCGATCGCGCCGTGGTGGCGGCGCAGGAAGAGCCCGAGCAGATCTCGGGGCATGTGCGTATCGGCGTGACGGAAACCATCTCGGCTTACCTGATGCCGTCGCTGATGTCGGTCATTTCCCAGCGGTTCGGCAACCTGAGCGTGAGCATCGTCGAAAGCGAGCGCGAAGCGATCGAAGACATGCTCGTCGATGACCGCCTCGATATCGCACTGCTCCTGGTGTCGAATACGGCAGAGATTCGGGACTTGAAATACGAGACGATGCTTCGCTCGCCTCGCCGGCTGTGGACCCATCCGGATCATCCGCTGCAGGAAGCGCATCGGGTCACGCTGGAGGACGTCGCGCGCGAAAACTACCTGCTGCTGGACATGGACGAGCACCTGCGAACCGTCGGCAAGTATTGGGGAAGCTACGGCATCACGCCGAACGTCTGGATGCAGAGCAAATCGATCGAGGCCGTCAGAAGCCTCGTGGCGCTTGGACAAGGCGTCACGATCCTGTCGGATCTGGTTTATCGTCCCTGGTCGCTGGAAGGAAACCGGATCAGCCGCCGCAATCTGAGTGTGACCGTCCCGACGATGGACGTCGGCGCGGTATGGCGACGGGGCGGTGCAACGTCGACGCCGTGCCGCGCGCTGCTGGAACTGTTTCGGTCGTGGAAGAAGAGCGCGCGATAG
- a CDS encoding molybdopterin-dependent oxidoreductase: MDIQEKKGYCTLCRSRCGTINVVRGDMMIKVWPDETHPTGHAMCMKGKAAPELVHSPNRVLYPMRRTRPKGAADPGWKRIGWEEALSEIAERLAYFKRENGAESVAFGVTTPSGTPMSDSIDWVERFVWLFGSPNICYATEICNWHKDSAHVFTFGCGMPTADYQQADLIVLWGNNPANTWLAQADAIAKGRRRGAKLIVVDPRPTPLAREADLWLRVNPGTDGALAMAIARQMIAIGNVDEPFVRRWTNGPLLVRADTGRFLRERDIDPHASGNRYALWNQTLDRLELVEEEAGTALSDLSMTGTRHVGITDSAGRCTQVECTPAFDLYARALAAYTPELASTITGIDAADIMKAAQMLHPGQGIAYHAWSGVGMHTNATQTERAIATLYALTGAFDTRGSNREWAKQPANAVSSYAMLNPGQRAKALGLAERPLGPPSQGWVTARDVYRAILDAEPYRVRALFAFGTNMVLSQADGGIAHNALCALDFHVHCDLFETPSSRYADILLPVNTPWEREGLRLGFEINERAVELVQLRQRMVPPRGESRADYDIVFDLAVRLGMKDRFFGGSIEAGWNHVLEPLGMDVALLRTHPEGIARPLTQYERRYASATPDGVRGFNTETLRVELYSEKLHRHGYPAVPQYVPPQHGLGEGVNDRRRFPYTLTSMKNGYYCHSQHRGLPSLRRRAPYPVAELNDALAAEHGIVDDDWFLVETTNGSARFKARIVPELAHDVIVAEYGWWQACDEIGMDALAVEGRNHSNFNRLVSAARLDPVSGSSPLRSVRCRIRPDPSTDPSRRAWKGRRDFVVSAIHEEASGVRTVTFRASDRGALPDYLPGQHVTVHVPALGDGGTTRAYSLTGAASEDDRRTYSISVRHQKGRTGEGVPFEGAMSSYIHGSLKVGDPVLLGAPAGTFIVPPASKQPVVMFAGGIGITPFISYLESIRDRGAQAPESRLFYANQNSGTHAFRERIERLKQRLPKLEVVNCYNQPHDEVLGRDYQIRGYLTADVVSDDLIQRRARFYLCGPEPMMQAITAGLIERGVPPFDIFKEAFRSPSRPALDPSKRFVVQFTRSRRVSTWTPRDGSLLSFAESLGVVMPSGCRVGQCESCAVKVVSGEVAHLSGHGPDEPDVCLACQAIPATDVAIDA, encoded by the coding sequence ATGGACATTCAGGAGAAAAAGGGCTATTGCACGTTGTGCCGGTCACGGTGCGGCACGATCAACGTCGTGCGTGGCGACATGATGATCAAGGTGTGGCCCGACGAAACGCATCCGACCGGCCATGCGATGTGCATGAAGGGTAAAGCCGCCCCTGAACTCGTGCACAGCCCGAACCGGGTGTTGTATCCGATGCGGCGCACCCGGCCCAAGGGTGCCGCCGATCCGGGCTGGAAGCGCATCGGCTGGGAGGAGGCGCTGTCCGAGATCGCGGAGCGTCTTGCGTATTTCAAGCGCGAGAACGGTGCCGAATCGGTGGCGTTCGGCGTGACGACGCCGAGCGGCACGCCCATGAGCGACAGTATCGACTGGGTCGAACGATTCGTCTGGTTGTTCGGAAGTCCGAACATCTGTTACGCGACCGAGATATGCAACTGGCACAAGGACAGCGCGCATGTCTTTACGTTCGGCTGCGGCATGCCGACCGCGGATTATCAGCAGGCCGATCTCATCGTTCTGTGGGGCAACAATCCTGCCAACACGTGGCTGGCCCAAGCCGATGCGATCGCAAAAGGCCGCCGCCGGGGAGCGAAGCTGATCGTCGTCGATCCGCGTCCGACGCCGCTCGCACGCGAGGCGGACCTGTGGCTGCGCGTCAATCCCGGAACCGATGGTGCGCTCGCGATGGCCATCGCGAGGCAGATGATCGCGATCGGCAACGTCGACGAGCCCTTCGTCCGGCGATGGACGAACGGCCCATTGCTGGTGCGTGCCGATACCGGACGGTTTCTGCGCGAACGGGATATCGACCCGCACGCGTCGGGCAATCGGTACGCACTCTGGAACCAGACGCTCGATCGGCTGGAACTGGTTGAAGAAGAAGCCGGTACGGCGCTCTCCGATCTGTCGATGACCGGCACGCGCCACGTCGGGATCACGGACTCGGCCGGCCGTTGCACGCAGGTGGAATGCACGCCTGCGTTCGACCTCTATGCGCGTGCGCTCGCAGCCTACACGCCGGAACTTGCCAGCACGATCACCGGCATCGATGCGGCCGACATCATGAAGGCCGCACAAATGCTGCATCCGGGGCAGGGCATTGCCTATCACGCGTGGTCCGGCGTGGGCATGCACACCAATGCCACGCAGACGGAGCGCGCCATTGCGACGTTGTATGCGTTGACGGGCGCGTTCGATACGCGCGGCTCCAATCGGGAATGGGCGAAGCAGCCGGCCAATGCGGTCAGCAGCTACGCGATGCTGAACCCGGGGCAGCGCGCGAAGGCGCTCGGCCTGGCGGAACGACCGCTCGGCCCGCCGTCCCAGGGTTGGGTGACGGCGCGCGACGTCTATCGCGCGATTCTCGACGCGGAGCCCTATCGGGTACGCGCGCTGTTCGCGTTCGGGACGAACATGGTGCTGTCCCAGGCGGATGGTGGCATCGCCCACAATGCGCTTTGCGCGCTCGATTTCCACGTTCACTGCGATCTCTTCGAGACCCCGTCGTCCCGCTACGCGGACATCCTGCTGCCCGTGAACACGCCGTGGGAGCGGGAAGGCTTGCGGCTCGGTTTCGAGATCAACGAACGCGCGGTCGAACTCGTCCAGTTGAGACAGCGCATGGTGCCGCCGCGAGGGGAAAGCCGCGCCGACTACGACATCGTCTTCGATCTGGCGGTTCGGCTCGGCATGAAGGACCGGTTCTTCGGCGGCAGTATCGAGGCGGGATGGAATCATGTGCTCGAGCCACTCGGGATGGACGTCGCGTTGCTGCGCACACATCCGGAGGGTATCGCCAGGCCGTTGACGCAATACGAGCGTCGATACGCTTCGGCAACACCCGACGGCGTACGCGGTTTCAACACGGAGACGTTGCGGGTCGAACTGTATTCCGAGAAGTTGCATCGTCACGGCTACCCGGCGGTGCCTCAATATGTGCCGCCGCAGCATGGGCTGGGCGAGGGCGTGAACGATCGCCGTCGATTCCCCTATACCCTGACCTCGATGAAGAACGGGTACTACTGCCACAGTCAGCACCGCGGGCTCCCGAGCCTGCGCCGCCGCGCGCCGTACCCCGTCGCGGAACTCAATGACGCGCTGGCGGCGGAGCACGGCATCGTCGATGACGACTGGTTCCTGGTCGAAACGACGAACGGCTCGGCGCGCTTCAAGGCACGCATCGTGCCGGAGCTTGCGCATGACGTGATCGTGGCCGAATACGGTTGGTGGCAGGCCTGCGACGAGATCGGCATGGATGCGCTCGCCGTGGAGGGGCGAAACCACAGCAACTTCAACCGGCTCGTTTCGGCGGCCAGACTCGACCCGGTGAGCGGATCCTCGCCGCTGCGTTCCGTGCGCTGCCGCATCCGCCCGGACCCGTCGACCGATCCGTCACGCCGTGCGTGGAAAGGGCGGCGGGATTTTGTCGTCTCCGCGATACACGAGGAAGCGAGCGGCGTGCGAACCGTCACGTTTCGGGCGTCGGACCGCGGGGCGTTGCCGGACTACCTGCCCGGGCAGCACGTGACGGTGCACGTTCCGGCACTTGGCGACGGGGGGACGACACGCGCCTATTCATTGACGGGCGCCGCCAGCGAAGACGATCGCCGGACTTACTCCATCTCGGTGCGCCACCAGAAAGGCAGAACCGGGGAGGGCGTTCCGTTCGAAGGGGCGATGTCCTCCTACATACATGGATCGCTCAAGGTGGGGGATCCCGTTTTGCTCGGTGCGCCCGCCGGCACCTTCATCGTACCGCCGGCGTCGAAGCAACCCGTCGTGATGTTTGCGGGCGGCATCGGCATCACGCCGTTCATCTCCTATCTGGAGTCGATCCGGGATCGGGGCGCGCAGGCGCCGGAATCGAGACTCTTCTATGCAAACCAGAACAGCGGGACGCACGCATTCCGCGAGCGCATCGAGCGATTGAAGCAGCGGCTGCCGAAGCTGGAAGTTGTCAACTGCTACAACCAGCCGCACGACGAGGTACTCGGGCGCGACTACCAGATAAGGGGTTATCTGACCGCGGACGTCGTCAGCGACGACCTGATTCAACGGCGCGCACGGTTCTATTTGTGCGGCCCGGAACCGATGATGCAGGCGATTACCGCAGGATTGATCGAACGGGGTGTGCCGCCCTTCGACATCTTCAAGGAAGCGTTCAGGTCGCCGTCCAGGCCGGCGCTCGACCCGTCGAAACGATTCGTCGTCCAGTTCACCCGATCGCGTCGCGTGTCCACCTGGACGCCTCGCGACGGAAGCCTGCTGTCGTTCGCGGAGTCGCTCGGGGTCGTCATGCCGAGCGGTTGCCGTGTCGGACAGTGCGAGAGCTGCGCGGTCAAGGTCGTATCGGGCGAAGTTGCGCATTTGAGCGGGCACGGGCCCGATGAACCCGATGTGTGTCTCGCCTGTCAGGCCATTCCGGCAACCGACGTTGCCATCGATGCATGA